In BD1-7 clade bacterium, one genomic interval encodes:
- the epsL gene encoding Type II secretion system protein L, translating into MNVFIRPHDDHYRWFATSKEAVAAERFEGSLEALVDYYQQHEGVKAWVLVVPGLDLACRTITFSAKEKKHILKAIPFMLEETLLTEADDLHLVSNKNAEHPESAVDVVAVDQQLLADMLALFSENGIKPTHCIAEPKLVPARDCEWQLFYTDNEFVVQTDDQCLSIDGPNLGLTLELMTEGYSELPASIGLVVDASESSEAQAFVPDTLQHLVQLNSNDYPMMLQAGFETAQKKWNLLHGPFAYVQEWMMYVQPWRWVLIALFVAMIADYTLKSFELSRLESEYQVNREQMDQLFRKVIPRGAIVDHRKQLERKLKTAAGAGSGAGFIESMEKVGRVMAEYNVHSFNALNYDNRKSEIRIDLLVKDYDTLQSVMNGIKSAGLSPEIQNSNAQGELLRARLRITG; encoded by the coding sequence ATGAACGTTTTTATACGGCCACACGACGATCACTATCGCTGGTTCGCGACCTCCAAGGAGGCGGTTGCGGCTGAGCGCTTTGAGGGCTCTCTGGAAGCGCTGGTTGATTACTATCAACAGCATGAAGGTGTTAAAGCTTGGGTATTGGTTGTACCCGGTTTGGATCTCGCCTGTCGAACGATTACGTTTTCGGCCAAAGAGAAAAAGCACATTCTGAAAGCCATTCCATTCATGTTGGAAGAAACGCTGCTGACCGAAGCAGACGATTTGCATTTGGTTAGTAATAAAAATGCAGAGCACCCTGAGAGCGCCGTCGATGTCGTTGCCGTGGATCAACAACTACTGGCGGATATGCTAGCGCTGTTCAGTGAAAACGGTATCAAGCCGACCCACTGTATCGCTGAACCCAAGTTGGTACCTGCACGTGATTGTGAATGGCAATTGTTCTATACCGATAATGAATTTGTAGTGCAGACAGACGATCAATGTCTATCTATTGATGGCCCCAACCTCGGTCTAACACTGGAGTTGATGACTGAAGGTTATTCTGAACTACCGGCTTCGATTGGGTTGGTGGTTGATGCATCTGAATCCAGTGAGGCGCAAGCATTCGTACCTGATACCTTGCAACATTTGGTTCAGCTAAATAGCAATGACTACCCGATGATGTTGCAAGCCGGGTTTGAGACGGCACAGAAGAAATGGAACCTATTGCATGGGCCATTTGCCTATGTGCAAGAATGGATGATGTATGTTCAACCGTGGCGCTGGGTGCTGATTGCCCTGTTTGTTGCCATGATTGCAGACTACACATTGAAAAGTTTTGAGCTGTCTCGCTTAGAATCAGAGTATCAGGTAAATCGTGAACAAATGGATCAATTATTCCGTAAGGTGATTCCCCGCGGCGCGATCGTTGATCATCGCAAGCAACTTGAGCGAAAGCTAAAAACTGCTGCCGGTGCAGGAAGTGGCGCTGGCTTTATTGAATCGATGGAAAAAGTCGGCCGGGTTATGGCTGAGTACAATGTGCATAGTTTTAATGCCTTGAATTACGATAATCGTAAGAGTGAGATTCGTATTGATCTATTGGTCAAAGATTACGACACCCTTCAATCAGTAATGAACGGTATCAAATCCGCGGGGCTGAGCCCGGAAATTCAAAACAGTAATGCGCAGGGTGAGCTACTGCGTGCACGTTTGCGGATTACAGGATAA
- the gspK gene encoding Putative type II secretion system protein K, protein MIRRSKPQQGAALVVAMLILSLVTVIAAGMTVQHNFSLRRVSNQLLAQQAYSYLLGVEGIAMRFLMLDLEQDAKLSDPRTDTLAEFWAQEAPPFTVEGGAYTGRIYDLQGRFNLNSLTNGIENTAGATPPQIPYTIEQGIFMRLLQAYNDENFQVTEDQARGITAAVIDWIDENQNPVGFDGCEDDAYYSLPERVGHRASNKPFTSVTELRLICNMPVVLYERIRYDLSVWPAQGTTMLINVNTASEPLLRSIFVYSNDYQRLSTQIDGKKNFQPPPPLTIDDVKSVVEAQAGGFIDFAAAESAGNGIRLWPNGANSTQAPLALYSDFFILESVVQLQDLTQTMSSVISRENGTIKVLVRSTGGL, encoded by the coding sequence ATGATTAGGCGTTCCAAACCACAACAGGGTGCCGCCCTGGTAGTTGCCATGTTGATACTCAGCCTAGTGACTGTGATTGCCGCCGGGATGACCGTACAGCATAATTTTTCGCTGCGTCGCGTGAGCAACCAGTTGTTGGCCCAGCAAGCCTACTCCTATTTATTGGGTGTTGAAGGCATTGCCATGCGCTTTCTGATGCTGGATCTCGAACAAGATGCCAAACTGTCTGACCCACGCACGGATACACTGGCTGAGTTTTGGGCGCAGGAAGCACCGCCGTTTACCGTTGAAGGTGGTGCCTATACAGGTCGTATTTATGACCTTCAGGGGCGTTTTAACCTTAATAGCCTGACCAATGGAATAGAAAACACGGCGGGTGCGACGCCACCGCAGATTCCTTATACGATTGAACAAGGCATCTTTATGCGCTTGTTGCAGGCGTACAACGATGAAAACTTTCAGGTGACGGAAGATCAAGCACGGGGAATCACTGCAGCGGTTATTGACTGGATTGATGAAAACCAAAATCCAGTCGGCTTTGATGGTTGCGAAGATGATGCCTACTATAGTTTACCTGAGCGAGTTGGGCATCGGGCATCGAATAAACCGTTTACATCGGTCACCGAGTTGAGGCTAATTTGTAACATGCCTGTCGTACTCTATGAGCGTATCCGTTATGACCTCTCAGTTTGGCCAGCGCAGGGCACGACTATGCTGATTAACGTCAATACGGCGAGTGAACCTCTACTGCGTAGTATCTTTGTTTACAGTAATGATTATCAGCGGCTCAGTACCCAGATTGATGGTAAAAAGAATTTTCAGCCACCACCGCCATTAACGATTGATGACGTCAAATCGGTTGTTGAAGCACAAGCCGGTGGTTTTATTGATTTTGCTGCTGCAGAAAGTGCCGGTAATGGTATTCGTTTATGGCCTAATGGGGCAAATAGTACACAGGCTCCGTTGGCGCTGTATTCTGACTTTTTTATTCTCGAAAGCGTTGTACAGCTGCAAGACCTGACACAGACCATGTCCAGTGTAATTTCGCGAGAGAATGGTACTATTAAAGTGCTTGTGCGCAGCACCGGTGGATTATAA